The following are encoded in a window of bacterium genomic DNA:
- a CDS encoding AsmA-like C-terminal region-containing protein codes for MSKARGKNCRKLLLVLGALLGLASLLGLSVFFLRSWSLGPEEISERFLQEAGGILGCKLEAQKTEVFRFPFPRVVWQGLVLSWARGGHAKAQALEVSTDPISMAVGRLGISSLQIDGLDVPETSWRALLESLRQSLARDLGGLFFHLGLSNARVKTTLAWQGGLLQLTRLEGAMSRKPWGMALSLGFDLECQGRGTVLKGVFLEISPRRDAGLAFLRRLSVEEPRIELAGGLRGLSEQGFEELFLKGASMDLKSAGIALQMLWRDSPICSQLPNIIGAGKILDLEIIISGTGWEFSLESVPVAMRGRLQGAELVLPGPWGVLKDLKAGLQISQHSVELSNMTAKTRAGILKGGSLSLELLGPQPAFYLDVWVEAQLQQLHRILEEWVQTEPWSQQLKALYRVGGKARGKVVAQGPVLSPRVWVQAQDLSFQARHKALPYGLEVRGGTIQAGPEGLAFQGLQVLLGSSTLTGVSGSLDPWSGGWLDLRTGACVLELEEIWALLREGGSLPSWLENFNSVEGRLSIQEAEMNGPPTELRSWQARGSAHLEARVSHKTLGTEAEILDAELEFTQESISLKRARLILGKERLSLEGDILEWLDGGARGKVRISGEAGPKIWGLLREPLSRVTGFSWREPARVELLHSQTTWGPEGTALEMELAWEGEASVWLDLLVLPGGVKLRQLKLEGGQTRALFSLDMAPGTWELSMEGHVSGNTLSLFLEENPLGNGWLQGKARIKGKQPLKEGLSLEGELLAGGIPLVPYLGDEAWGLIQAEILGKGHEVSLPGARIKLWDRELLLRGEGFWGKGGLGINAILEAPSLQWVELGQIAEKLKALLGSAVQGTLGIRVGELKWGKALFQPFHADLELDPWHWSLDLRYSVLCGMSLSGTIQMGPEPGWAIHPVAKDADLRELLGCLGISCFGFTGRADLEGEIGGEGVESLSVERVSGSLGILFHQGEIHTGKMWLNILETLKGLHQLGDWAKKAQTRGIPLDKGRMELEFRKGDLKMLEFWSDGKSMRILAQGDADLLSGDIELTLLLEPKGLKSRGSKVNKLAQIVALDMKGPFKDPKVQRLKPEQIPEAMLEKLDGAKATKTKSAPSTKARRSSAR; via the coding sequence GTGTCCAAGGCGCGGGGAAAGAACTGCAGAAAGCTTCTTCTTGTGCTAGGGGCCTTGCTGGGTCTGGCAAGCCTATTGGGGCTCTCTGTTTTTTTCTTGAGATCATGGAGCTTGGGACCTGAGGAGATATCCGAGCGGTTTCTCCAGGAGGCCGGTGGCATCCTGGGCTGCAAACTGGAAGCCCAGAAAACAGAGGTCTTCAGGTTTCCCTTCCCCAGGGTGGTTTGGCAGGGCCTTGTTCTTTCATGGGCCAGGGGTGGTCATGCCAAAGCTCAGGCTCTGGAGGTAAGCACTGATCCCATTTCCATGGCCGTGGGCAGGCTTGGAATCTCTTCATTGCAAATTGATGGACTGGATGTGCCAGAGACTTCCTGGAGGGCTCTGCTGGAAAGCTTGAGGCAATCCCTTGCCAGGGATCTCGGGGGTCTTTTCTTCCATCTGGGCTTGAGCAATGCCAGGGTCAAGACCACCCTTGCCTGGCAGGGAGGTCTTTTGCAGCTTACCAGACTCGAGGGTGCAATGAGCAGGAAACCCTGGGGAATGGCTCTGAGCCTGGGCTTTGATCTGGAGTGTCAGGGCAGGGGCACGGTTCTGAAGGGTGTTTTTTTGGAAATCTCCCCCCGGCGAGATGCTGGCTTAGCCTTTTTGAGAAGGCTCTCTGTGGAGGAGCCCAGGATTGAATTGGCTGGAGGGCTCAGGGGTCTTTCAGAGCAAGGCTTTGAGGAGCTTTTCCTCAAAGGCGCATCCATGGATCTAAAGTCGGCCGGGATCGCACTTCAGATGCTGTGGAGAGACTCTCCTATTTGCTCGCAGCTTCCAAACATCATAGGGGCGGGAAAAATCTTGGACCTGGAGATAATCATTTCCGGCACTGGCTGGGAGTTTTCCTTGGAAAGCGTGCCCGTTGCTATGCGAGGCCGACTCCAGGGTGCTGAGCTTGTTCTGCCAGGGCCTTGGGGAGTCCTCAAAGACCTTAAGGCAGGGCTTCAGATCTCCCAACACTCCGTGGAACTCTCCAACATGACGGCCAAGACCAGGGCCGGCATCCTAAAAGGAGGATCTCTGAGCCTGGAGCTTCTGGGCCCCCAACCGGCTTTTTACCTGGATGTGTGGGTGGAGGCTCAATTGCAGCAGCTCCACCGTATCTTGGAAGAATGGGTCCAAACCGAGCCATGGAGCCAACAACTCAAGGCTCTCTACCGGGTAGGAGGTAAAGCAAGGGGAAAAGTGGTGGCCCAAGGGCCTGTCCTTTCCCCCAGGGTCTGGGTCCAAGCGCAGGATCTGAGTTTCCAGGCCCGCCACAAGGCCCTTCCCTATGGCTTGGAAGTAAGGGGTGGGACCATACAGGCAGGGCCTGAAGGATTGGCTTTTCAGGGGCTGCAGGTGTTATTGGGCAGCTCCACACTTACGGGAGTAAGTGGAAGCCTGGACCCTTGGAGCGGCGGCTGGCTGGATCTTCGTACTGGAGCCTGCGTGCTGGAACTGGAAGAGATCTGGGCCTTGCTCAGGGAAGGGGGATCTCTACCGAGCTGGCTTGAGAACTTCAACTCCGTGGAAGGCCGCTTGAGCATCCAGGAGGCCGAGATGAACGGGCCTCCAACGGAATTGCGCAGCTGGCAGGCAAGGGGCTCGGCTCATCTGGAAGCCAGGGTTTCACACAAGACCCTGGGCACAGAGGCAGAAATTCTGGATGCTGAGTTGGAGTTCACCCAGGAGAGCATCTCCTTGAAAAGAGCAAGGCTGATTCTTGGAAAAGAAAGGCTTTCTCTGGAGGGGGACATCTTGGAATGGCTGGATGGGGGGGCTAGGGGGAAGGTTCGTATCTCAGGAGAGGCAGGCCCCAAGATTTGGGGGCTCTTGAGGGAACCCCTTAGCAGGGTTACTGGGTTTAGCTGGAGGGAGCCTGCCAGGGTTGAGCTCCTCCATTCACAGACCACTTGGGGCCCAGAGGGGACGGCACTGGAAATGGAGCTCGCCTGGGAGGGGGAAGCAAGTGTGTGGCTGGATTTGCTTGTGTTGCCGGGGGGTGTTAAGCTGCGGCAACTCAAGCTGGAGGGTGGCCAGACCAGGGCCCTTTTCTCCCTGGATATGGCCCCGGGGACATGGGAGCTAAGCATGGAAGGGCATGTCTCTGGCAACACCCTTTCTCTTTTCTTGGAGGAAAACCCCCTGGGTAATGGATGGCTCCAAGGAAAAGCAAGGATAAAGGGAAAACAGCCCCTGAAAGAGGGCCTCAGCCTGGAAGGAGAGCTCCTCGCGGGGGGAATTCCCTTGGTACCATATCTCGGGGACGAAGCCTGGGGGCTGATTCAGGCCGAGATCTTGGGAAAGGGCCACGAGGTGAGCCTGCCAGGAGCCAGGATCAAATTGTGGGACAGAGAACTTCTCCTTAGAGGAGAAGGCTTTTGGGGGAAAGGGGGGCTTGGAATAAATGCCATATTGGAGGCCCCAAGCCTCCAATGGGTGGAACTCGGGCAGATAGCCGAGAAGCTGAAGGCTCTTTTGGGGTCAGCAGTGCAAGGAACCCTGGGGATCAGAGTGGGGGAGCTCAAATGGGGAAAAGCTCTTTTCCAACCCTTTCACGCGGACCTGGAGCTGGATCCCTGGCATTGGAGTCTGGATCTTAGATATTCTGTCTTGTGTGGAATGAGCCTTTCGGGAACCATTCAGATGGGTCCTGAGCCGGGCTGGGCTATTCATCCCGTGGCCAAAGACGCGGATCTGAGGGAACTCTTGGGATGTTTGGGAATCAGTTGCTTTGGTTTTACGGGCAGGGCGGACCTAGAAGGAGAGATTGGGGGTGAGGGGGTAGAAAGCCTTTCTGTGGAAAGAGTCAGTGGGTCATTGGGAATCTTGTTCCATCAAGGGGAGATCCACACTGGCAAGATGTGGCTCAACATTCTTGAAACCCTCAAAGGTCTCCATCAGCTTGGGGACTGGGCCAAGAAGGCTCAAACCCGAGGGATCCCCCTGGACAAAGGCCGCATGGAGCTGGAGTTTAGGAAAGGGGATCTAAAGATGCTGGAGTTTTGGTCTGATGGGAAATCCATGAGAATCCTGGCCCAGGGGGATGCGGATCTCCTCTCAGGGGACATAGAACTGACGCTGCTTCTGGAACCCAAGGGGCTCAAGTCAAGGGGTTCTAAAGTAAATAAGCTTGCGCAAATAGTGGCCTTGGATATGAAGGGGCCCTTCAAAGACCCCAAGGTACAAAGGCTCAAACCAGAGCAAATCCCTGAGGCAATGCTGGAAAAGTTAGATGGGGCTAAAGCCACCAAGACCAAGTCCGCGCCCTCCACCAAAGCCCGCAGGAGTTCGGCCAGATGA
- a CDS encoding mechanosensitive ion channel domain-containing protein has translation MSKKWFCGKKLRKWSKVLLGALCLLPLNFEILWAQPPHLSQSPARETLQAPQESRPQPFPGVGEMVPRAEELARKAQEAREQVEAKLRTKELEKSIAESEARLKDLAARFKEMGDPLQWDFQRLQDARTPLESERRALDAQLGSISTRLQELEAMRREWEEQLSFWTDWKKGLLAGKIEFPTEVFSKAEQTTKGVIQEITKAASMLLTLQGSISRLKEENRKIAAPIEATFNRMRGETFRRTEPAFPTRGFLEHLKSSPWPALEAGLRAAILGTEESLKREEGLMLLQITLFLVFGVLGTWQKARWKSKSSVPALLSHPWFLALFLVGVISSLFLRDTTGPFKVISRCAFLFSVVILWAAMDEAKPARGILLALAGAMTCLDLLKSVGLPTGWYRVFLALFSLGGVFFLASRNKGQRALSRAARLGAVVLVVVFLAQSGGYANLSDRLFFAFSWSVILILSGSLVVRMACAGVATVMGFPQVGEHKLVKKLGSSLQSRLCRVIAIVVWLAVLVRLFPVWGVYGSAAETWGALWSLEIGLGEVRFHLGLLFLALVALYLSLGLSWFLNALLEAQVFPRQEVDPGARHAVGRLIHYFLVVVGFLVAMNLMGIRLESFLVLGGALGVGIGFGLQHVANNFISGLILLFERPVKVGDTVVVDKEWGRVKRIGLRSTIIETFDRSELIVPNSHLVSNTLTNWTLSNPMARLKIQVGVAYGTHIPSALELLRKAAESNPRVLKEPAPAAFFSRFADSAVELELHAWVADVKERLLAQSEIGLEMQRLLTEAGVEIPFPQRDVHIRSCHPKESLKSVD, from the coding sequence ATGAGTAAGAAGTGGTTTTGTGGGAAAAAGCTCCGGAAATGGAGCAAAGTTCTTTTGGGGGCTCTATGTCTTTTGCCTTTAAACTTTGAAATCCTTTGGGCCCAGCCGCCTCATTTGTCCCAGTCACCTGCCAGGGAAACACTCCAGGCTCCCCAGGAGTCCAGGCCTCAGCCCTTTCCAGGGGTGGGCGAGATGGTGCCCAGGGCCGAGGAATTGGCCAGAAAGGCTCAAGAAGCAAGGGAGCAGGTGGAGGCAAAGCTCAGGACCAAGGAATTGGAGAAGTCCATTGCCGAGTCCGAGGCCAGGCTCAAAGACCTGGCTGCCAGATTCAAGGAAATGGGGGATCCCCTCCAGTGGGATTTCCAGAGATTGCAAGATGCCCGCACTCCCCTGGAGAGCGAGCGAAGGGCTCTGGATGCACAACTCGGTTCCATCTCCACCCGTCTCCAGGAGCTGGAGGCTATGCGGCGTGAGTGGGAGGAGCAGCTTTCTTTCTGGACAGATTGGAAAAAGGGCCTTTTGGCCGGCAAGATTGAATTCCCCACAGAGGTGTTCTCCAAGGCCGAGCAGACCACCAAAGGGGTCATCCAGGAGATCACAAAGGCAGCTTCCATGCTACTTACTCTGCAGGGAAGCATAAGCCGCCTCAAAGAGGAAAACAGAAAAATCGCTGCACCCATCGAGGCCACATTCAACAGAATGCGGGGTGAGACATTCAGGAGAACCGAGCCTGCTTTCCCCACCAGGGGTTTCCTGGAACACCTGAAGAGCTCCCCCTGGCCTGCCCTGGAGGCAGGGCTCAGGGCAGCAATTCTGGGGACAGAGGAATCCCTCAAGAGAGAAGAAGGACTCATGCTGCTTCAAATTACGCTTTTTTTGGTTTTTGGGGTCCTGGGAACCTGGCAGAAGGCGCGATGGAAGTCCAAGTCTTCTGTTCCGGCCTTGCTGAGCCATCCCTGGTTCTTGGCCCTTTTTCTGGTGGGAGTGATCTCCTCCCTTTTTCTCAGGGACACAACTGGCCCTTTCAAGGTGATATCCAGGTGCGCCTTTCTATTTTCCGTGGTGATCCTTTGGGCAGCAATGGACGAAGCAAAGCCTGCCAGGGGGATCCTCTTGGCCTTGGCCGGGGCCATGACCTGCCTGGATCTTCTCAAGAGCGTAGGTCTTCCTACAGGCTGGTACAGAGTCTTTCTGGCCCTTTTTTCCCTGGGTGGAGTCTTCTTCCTTGCTTCCAGGAATAAAGGTCAGCGGGCCCTCTCCAGAGCAGCCCGGCTGGGAGCTGTGGTGCTGGTGGTGGTGTTTCTGGCCCAGTCAGGCGGATATGCCAATCTTTCGGACAGGCTTTTTTTTGCCTTCTCATGGAGCGTGATCCTGATTCTGAGCGGCTCCCTGGTTGTGAGGATGGCCTGCGCAGGGGTGGCCACAGTCATGGGGTTTCCCCAGGTGGGGGAGCACAAGCTTGTGAAGAAGCTTGGAAGCTCTTTGCAGAGCCGCCTTTGCCGGGTGATAGCCATTGTGGTATGGCTTGCCGTCTTGGTCAGACTTTTTCCGGTCTGGGGTGTGTATGGCTCGGCTGCCGAGACCTGGGGTGCCCTATGGAGCCTGGAAATAGGCCTTGGGGAGGTTCGTTTCCATCTGGGTCTCCTCTTTCTGGCACTGGTGGCCCTTTACTTGTCTTTGGGACTCTCATGGTTTCTAAACGCTTTGCTGGAAGCCCAGGTTTTCCCAAGACAGGAAGTGGATCCTGGAGCCCGCCACGCAGTGGGCAGATTGATCCATTATTTCCTGGTGGTGGTGGGGTTCTTGGTAGCCATGAACCTGATGGGAATAAGATTGGAGAGTTTTCTGGTGTTGGGAGGTGCCCTTGGGGTGGGTATCGGTTTTGGTCTCCAGCATGTTGCCAACAATTTCATAAGCGGCCTGATACTACTGTTCGAGCGACCGGTGAAGGTGGGGGATACCGTTGTCGTGGACAAGGAGTGGGGTCGGGTCAAGCGTATAGGGCTTCGTTCCACCATCATAGAGACCTTCGACCGCTCTGAACTCATAGTGCCCAATTCCCACCTGGTGTCTAACACTCTCACCAATTGGACCCTGAGCAATCCCATGGCCAGGCTCAAGATACAGGTGGGAGTGGCCTATGGAACGCACATCCCCTCGGCATTGGAGCTTCTGCGCAAGGCCGCAGAATCCAATCCCAGGGTGCTCAAGGAACCAGCCCCAGCAGCTTTTTTTAGCAGGTTCGCAGACAGCGCCGTGGAGCTGGAGCTGCACGCCTGGGTGGCAGATGTAAAAGAACGGCTTCTGGCCCAAAGCGAGATAGGACTTGAGATGCAAAGGCTCTTGACAGAGGCAGGAGTGGAGATCCCCTTCCCACAGAGGGATGTGCATATCCGTTCCTGCCACCCCAAGGAGAGCCTGAAATCCGTGGATTGA
- a CDS encoding OmpA family protein: MKRWIWFGVAALFLVAGCAPSHMGVPDRAMIVPAEFAQTEAAIAAAEKSPGAKHCPDKLAKAKELAKKGVETYWACRTAEAMKLLADARALAKEAEACQPPPPPPAPKPAPTPPPPPPKKEPVSFHSIYFDFDKATLKPEAKAELDRAAKILLENKDLTLELQGHTDAIGTDAYNKALGERRAKAVFDYLKAKGVAPNRLKVVSYGEAKPVAPNNTEQGRAKNRRVDLTILK, from the coding sequence ATGAAAAGATGGATTTGGTTTGGTGTCGCGGCGCTCTTTCTGGTTGCGGGCTGCGCACCTTCTCACATGGGGGTACCTGACAGGGCCATGATCGTGCCCGCTGAATTCGCTCAGACAGAAGCTGCCATAGCTGCTGCTGAGAAATCCCCTGGTGCCAAGCATTGCCCTGACAAGCTGGCCAAAGCAAAGGAGCTGGCCAAGAAGGGAGTGGAGACCTACTGGGCCTGCAGGACTGCAGAGGCCATGAAGCTCTTGGCTGATGCCCGCGCCCTTGCCAAGGAGGCCGAGGCTTGCCAGCCACCGCCGCCTCCTCCGGCCCCCAAACCAGCTCCCACTCCACCTCCACCGCCGCCCAAGAAGGAGCCTGTGAGCTTCCATTCAATTTACTTTGACTTTGACAAGGCCACTTTGAAGCCCGAAGCCAAAGCCGAGCTGGATCGGGCAGCCAAGATCCTCTTGGAGAACAAGGATCTCACCCTCGAGCTCCAGGGACACACCGATGCCATTGGAACAGATGCTTACAACAAGGCCCTGGGCGAGAGGCGGGCCAAGGCCGTGTTCGATTATCTGAAGGCCAAAGGTGTGGCCCCCAACCGTTTGAAGGTAGTAAGTTACGGGGAAGCCAAACCCGTTGCACCCAACAACACAGAGCAGGGACGCGCCAAGAACCGAAGAGTGGATCTTACGATTCTCAAGTGA
- a CDS encoding GNAT family N-acetyltransferase, giving the protein MIFEVKHIQERMIQAGLGVKDAMALLHMTLGDQEELTGPLPEGIFQGLHSLMDKTVRGATIERFRPSAEGSTFHVFEIQAPQGQPLGYLNMMYLRKPLPCYYLVYVEVLTPFRRQGLGSRILEAYRLFLEKKGCLGLLDNIIPPGDPTFHLYTRLGYRPVEEIIGMQAMLKDNHYMVWIPSSLGDKEVREGLLKLLFNLQRKRAVIDMKDNESMVERTIEEFRSVYRALTSMFQAELQQGTSSALMRFMFTKFTTKLLGFKRRISKLLGYTGGESLEQIRIQEAVGELLAQPWSLWGPQESRVEILDPSAPDLPESLRKDPTGFIEALPVYRRPYLGGESHGIQASSSQSLRIRDLMALGFDPTRLREWDNGQARFVFERSWPRFEAHIRQTAQWLRRIGIEACSMRFRGAQLQVNPPLALLAHKGNLYVLRRKLEGIHLEEALDQLGSDENLRQLNKMAGIDRAILEVVRWAKEWLGGMAPPHIKAEVEDLTFFVPWDLERNFPKVSVEVNGVSVDKLWLA; this is encoded by the coding sequence ATGATCTTTGAGGTGAAGCATATTCAGGAGAGGATGATTCAGGCAGGCTTGGGGGTGAAAGACGCCATGGCCTTGCTCCACATGACCCTTGGAGATCAGGAGGAGCTCACCGGGCCATTGCCCGAAGGCATTTTCCAGGGGCTTCATTCCCTCATGGATAAGACCGTGCGTGGAGCAACCATAGAGAGATTCAGACCTTCGGCAGAGGGCTCCACCTTTCACGTCTTTGAAATCCAGGCCCCCCAAGGGCAGCCCTTGGGTTATCTGAACATGATGTATCTCAGGAAGCCTTTGCCCTGTTATTACCTGGTGTATGTAGAGGTCTTGACACCTTTTAGACGTCAGGGCTTGGGAAGCCGGATCTTGGAAGCCTACAGGCTGTTTCTGGAAAAAAAGGGTTGCCTGGGTCTCTTGGACAACATCATTCCTCCAGGGGATCCTACCTTCCACCTTTACACCCGACTGGGATACAGGCCGGTGGAGGAGATAATCGGGATGCAGGCCATGCTCAAGGACAACCACTACATGGTATGGATCCCTTCCTCCCTGGGGGATAAAGAGGTGCGAGAGGGGCTCCTCAAGCTGCTTTTCAACCTTCAGCGCAAGAGGGCCGTGATCGATATGAAGGACAACGAATCAATGGTGGAGCGCACCATTGAGGAATTCCGAAGCGTTTACAGGGCGCTTACCTCTATGTTCCAGGCAGAGCTGCAACAGGGAACTTCCAGTGCCCTGATGAGATTCATGTTCACCAAGTTCACCACCAAGCTCCTGGGGTTCAAGAGGCGCATATCCAAGCTGCTTGGATATACGGGCGGGGAATCCCTGGAGCAGATAAGAATCCAGGAGGCCGTAGGAGAACTCTTGGCACAACCCTGGTCCCTGTGGGGCCCCCAGGAAAGCCGGGTGGAAATCCTGGATCCATCGGCGCCGGATCTGCCAGAATCATTAAGAAAAGATCCTACGGGATTCATAGAAGCCTTACCGGTTTATAGAAGGCCTTATCTGGGTGGAGAATCCCATGGCATCCAGGCATCTTCCAGCCAGAGCCTCAGGATAAGGGATCTGATGGCTCTGGGTTTTGATCCTACCCGTTTGAGGGAATGGGACAATGGCCAGGCCCGATTTGTTTTCGAACGTTCCTGGCCCAGGTTTGAGGCTCATATAAGACAGACAGCCCAATGGCTCAGGCGCATAGGCATTGAAGCCTGTTCCATGCGTTTTCGCGGGGCCCAGCTCCAGGTGAATCCACCTTTGGCCCTGCTTGCGCACAAGGGAAACCTGTATGTGCTCAGGAGAAAACTGGAAGGCATCCACTTGGAGGAGGCCCTGGACCAACTAGGCAGTGATGAAAACCTCAGGCAATTGAACAAAATGGCTGGTATAGACAGGGCTATTTTGGAAGTGGTCCGTTGGGCAAAGGAGTGGTTGGGTGGGATGGCCCCCCCCCACATCAAGGCAGAGGTGGAGGACCTTACATTTTTTGTCCCATGGGATCTGGAGCGCAACTTTCCCAAGGTGAGCGTGGAAGTTAATGGGGTATCCGTTGACAAGCTGTGGCTGGCATGA
- a CDS encoding lytic transglycosylase domain-containing protein, whose amino-acid sequence MLGRAVRFLFQSTPLRVFWLGSFTIVTCVAVGLALAVWIAGIPEPLRGGTGPGQAASPWGREMKLAQKAFQGSQVQEPWGIEEIRWFVAASFRNLNPSEKRNLVKAIYEASRDYGLAPQLILSIILVESDGNPNLESPRGAMGLMQIMPEVGQELASQVSVPWKDRETLIHPATNVRLGTHYLFQMLQKYRDLPLALCAYWLGPNRLDRILEKAEEPPWHYAQKVLELFENL is encoded by the coding sequence ATGTTGGGCCGGGCAGTGAGGTTTCTTTTCCAAAGCACGCCTTTGAGGGTCTTTTGGCTTGGAAGCTTTACAATTGTAACCTGTGTGGCAGTAGGGCTTGCCCTGGCTGTTTGGATAGCCGGAATCCCGGAGCCTCTTCGGGGGGGAACCGGCCCTGGGCAGGCTGCTTCTCCCTGGGGCCGAGAGATGAAGCTGGCCCAGAAAGCCTTTCAGGGTAGCCAAGTCCAGGAACCTTGGGGCATAGAAGAGATAAGGTGGTTTGTGGCAGCCAGCTTCCGTAACCTGAACCCATCGGAGAAGCGCAATCTGGTGAAGGCCATCTACGAGGCCTCCCGGGATTACGGCTTGGCTCCTCAGCTAATCCTCTCAATAATCTTGGTGGAAAGCGACGGGAATCCAAATCTGGAATCTCCCAGGGGGGCCATGGGCCTCATGCAGATCATGCCGGAGGTGGGACAGGAGCTGGCTTCCCAGGTCTCGGTACCATGGAAGGATCGTGAAACCCTGATCCATCCGGCAACCAACGTGCGCCTGGGTACCCATTACCTGTTCCAGATGCTGCAGAAGTACAGAGATCTCCCCCTGGCCCTGTGTGCTTACTGGCTGGGTCCCAACCGTCTGGACCGAATCCTGGAGAAGGCCGAGGAGCCCCCCTGGCACTATGCCCAGAAGGTTCTGGAGCTCTTTGAGAACTTGTAA
- a CDS encoding acetyl-CoA C-acetyltransferase, whose translation MKEAVILSAVRTPVGRFGGTLKDVTDRAMASLVIKEAVARAGVEPEQVEEVVFSQQYRTGELPANMARPVAIDAGIPIEVPQYTVAKACGGSLKTVFLAAQAIKAGDAQLLVAGGVESMSNAAYLLTKARWGYRLGHGQLMDQLVLYDPISRNTMGETAENVAERFQISREDQDLFALESQRKAALALSQGLFQEQIVPVPVPQAKGGHVLFSQDEHPRPETTLEGLAKLKPVFRQGGTVTAGNSSGMNDGAAALVVASREKAAALGLRPLVSIVGYASVGVEPAIMGIGPVAATRKVLEKTGLSLADIDLIELNEAFASQSLACIRQLGMDPDKVNVNGGAIALGHPISATGGVILTKLIYEMRRRGVELGLATMCLGGGQGVALIVKNES comes from the coding sequence ATGAAAGAGGCTGTAATATTGAGTGCCGTGAGAACCCCTGTAGGCAGGTTCGGGGGCACACTCAAGGATGTCACGGACCGGGCCATGGCCTCTTTGGTCATAAAGGAGGCTGTGGCACGCGCCGGCGTGGAACCTGAGCAGGTGGAAGAAGTGGTTTTCTCCCAGCAGTACCGCACAGGAGAGCTGCCAGCCAACATGGCTCGTCCTGTGGCCATAGACGCTGGCATTCCCATAGAGGTCCCTCAGTACACGGTGGCCAAGGCTTGCGGAGGATCCCTCAAGACAGTCTTTCTGGCTGCCCAGGCTATAAAGGCCGGGGATGCTCAATTGCTGGTGGCAGGCGGGGTGGAGTCCATGTCCAATGCGGCTTATCTTCTTACAAAAGCCAGATGGGGTTATAGACTGGGCCATGGGCAACTCATGGATCAATTGGTTCTATATGACCCCATAAGCCGCAACACCATGGGTGAAACAGCCGAGAATGTGGCGGAAAGGTTTCAGATCAGCCGCGAGGATCAAGATCTTTTTGCCCTGGAAAGCCAGAGGAAGGCTGCTTTGGCCCTGAGCCAGGGGCTTTTCCAGGAACAGATAGTGCCGGTACCAGTGCCCCAGGCAAAGGGGGGACATGTGCTCTTCAGCCAGGATGAGCATCCCAGGCCTGAGACCACGTTGGAAGGGCTGGCCAAGCTCAAGCCCGTGTTCCGCCAAGGGGGTACTGTCACTGCAGGAAACTCCAGCGGAATGAACGACGGGGCCGCTGCACTGGTGGTGGCTTCCAGGGAAAAGGCTGCTGCCCTTGGTCTGAGGCCTCTTGTTTCCATAGTGGGATACGCCTCTGTGGGAGTGGAGCCGGCCATCATGGGCATAGGCCCTGTGGCCGCCACCCGCAAGGTCTTGGAGAAGACCGGATTGTCCTTGGCAGACATAGACTTGATAGAACTAAACGAGGCATTTGCCTCTCAGAGCCTTGCCTGTATCCGCCAGTTGGGGATGGATCCGGACAAGGTGAATGTGAACGGAGGAGCCATAGCCTTGGGGCATCCCATAAGCGCCACAGGAGGGGTAATACTCACCAAGCTCATATATGAGATGCGCCGCAGGGGCGTGGAGCTGGGGCTGGCCACCATGTGCCTCGGGGGTGGACAAGGTGTGGCCTTGATAGTCAAAAATGAGAGCTGA
- a CDS encoding DmsE family decaheme c-type cytochrome codes for MNRKAWWMGSAGVLVLAAVALILARITAAAAGGEEQGYVGSQVCQGCHQELYSAFGKHDPHWKGVGDPKVALPMQGCESCHGPGQKHVDTGDPRAVLSFKEASGLDRSEGCLKCHSSQKELFQFRRSPHKLTSVACNDCHQIHSPPQAAHLLKAKEIELCFSCHQEVKGKFHLPSRHKVLEGAIRCTDCHTPHGTRTRASLRKWNKFNDDVCFECHSEKRGPWVFEHLAVKVEGCMVCHEPHGSPNRFMLIRRDVRRLCVECHGVVHFAPASCINCHTQIHGSNFSRRFFQ; via the coding sequence ATGAACCGAAAAGCTTGGTGGATGGGGAGCGCCGGGGTGCTGGTCTTGGCTGCGGTAGCGCTTATTCTTGCACGCATAACAGCAGCCGCAGCAGGGGGGGAAGAGCAGGGCTACGTGGGTTCCCAGGTGTGCCAGGGATGCCATCAGGAGCTTTACTCTGCATTCGGCAAGCATGACCCCCACTGGAAGGGGGTGGGGGATCCCAAGGTTGCACTACCCATGCAAGGGTGCGAGTCATGCCACGGCCCGGGTCAGAAGCACGTGGACACGGGTGATCCCAGGGCGGTTCTTTCTTTCAAGGAAGCCAGCGGGCTTGATCGCTCGGAGGGGTGTCTCAAGTGCCACTCAAGCCAGAAAGAGCTTTTCCAGTTCCGAAGAAGCCCGCACAAGCTCACCAGCGTGGCCTGTAATGACTGCCACCAGATCCATTCTCCACCCCAGGCAGCCCACCTTCTCAAGGCCAAGGAAATTGAGCTTTGTTTCTCCTGTCACCAGGAAGTAAAGGGCAAATTCCACCTGCCCAGCCGCCACAAGGTACTGGAGGGGGCCATCAGGTGCACCGATTGCCACACACCCCATGGCACAAGGACAAGGGCCAGCCTTCGCAAGTGGAATAAGTTCAACGATGATGTTTGCTTTGAATGTCATTCCGAGAAGAGGGGGCCCTGGGTTTTCGAACATCTGGCGGTGAAGGTGGAGGGTTGCATGGTGTGCCACGAACCCCACGGCTCTCCCAACAGATTCATGTTGATCAGGCGGGACGTGAGGAGGCTTTGTGTGGAATGCCACGGGGTGGTTCATTTTGCCCCGGCCTCCTGCATCAACTGCCACACCCAGATACACGGCTCCAACTTTAGCCGCCGCTTCTTCCAGTGA